A portion of the Canis aureus isolate CA01 chromosome 32, VMU_Caureus_v.1.0, whole genome shotgun sequence genome contains these proteins:
- the POLR2M gene encoding protein GRINL1A gives MSSLARGFEPQVPEDLGRRSLAELREMLKRQERLLRNEKFICKLPDKGKKILDSVAKLKAAIAECEEVRRKSELFHPVSLDCELKQKAIAVVDVDTDKAQNSDQVLDTSSLVCGSSSVSNIKSSQTTSQQQGLVHPFGESYEEAPEVEYTVNRCPASSSRARAPSSSEANVRLPQHRVSRQAEDNSSSSYNLFIDKLQRITIVDPGEGHSEESRSAENLGRLRSGAQKKPHYMEVLEIRAKNPVPPAHKFKTNVLPSQHNDESASSHWQRRGSPLSSEERRLRDKQHLDDITAARLLPLHHMPTQLLSIEESLALQKQQKQSYEEMQAKLAAQKLAERLNIKMQSYNPEGETSRKYREVRDEDDQSSDDEF, from the exons ATGTCCTCGCTGGCCCGCGGCTTCGAGCCCCAAGTTCCCGAGGACTTGGGGCGGCGGAGTTTGGCGGAGCTGCGGGAGATGTTGAAGCGCCAGGAGAGACTTTTGCGCAACGA AAAATTCATTTGCAAATTGCCCGACAAAGGTAAAAAGATCTTAGACTCTGTTGCCAAACTGAAAGCTGCCATTGCAGAATGTGAAGAAGTTAGAAGAAAAAGTGAACTGTTTCATCCTGTTAGTTTAGACTGTGAGCTAAAGCAAAAAGCAATTGCAGTTGTTGATGTGGACACAGATAAGGCCCAGAATTCTGACCAGGTACTTGATACTTCATCACTAGTTTGTGGCTCTTCCTCTGTAAGTAACATCAAGTCATCTCAAACAACCTCACAGCAACAGGGACTTGTACATCCTTTTGGTGAAAGCTATGAAGAAGCTCCAGAAGTGGAGTACACAGTGAATAGGTGCCCAGCCTCCAGCAGCAGAGCCCGTGCACCTTCCTCTTCCGAAGCTAATGTTCGTCTCCCTCAACATCGGGTTTCACGTCAAGCAGAAGATAATTCTAGCAGCTCTTACAACCTGTTTATTGATAAGTTACAAAGGATCACAATTGTGGACCCGGGTGAAGGGCACTCAGAAGAGAGCAGGAGTGCTGAAAACTTGGGAAGGCTCCGTAGTGGGGCACAGAAGAAGCCTCATTACATGGAAGTGCTAGAAATTCGAGCCAAAAACCCAGTGCCCCCAGCACATAAATTTAAAACTAATGT ATTACCTTCGCAACATAATGATGAATCTGCATCTAGCCATTGGCAGAGAAGAGGGTCTCCCCTTTCCTCAGAAGAGAGGCGGCTCAGGGATAAGCAGCATCTCGATGACATCACAGCAGCTCGCCTTCTACCACTTCACCATATGCCCACCCAGCTGCTCTCCATAGAAGAATCTTTGGCACTTCAGAAACAGCAGAAACAGAGTTATGAG gagatGCAAGCCAAACTCGCGGCACAAAAATTAGCTGAAAGACTGAATATTAAGATGCAGAGCTATAATCCAGAAGGGGAGACTTCGAGGAAGTATCGAGAAGTAAGGGATGAAGATGATCAGTCCTCTGATGATGAATTCTGA